The Bacteroidales bacterium sequence GAAAAATAAGGATCGAATCATTCAAAGTCCGATCCAAACGGGTACAGCATTGCCAAAATAATATTATTTTCTTAAAGTTAATTATCAATTGATTTAAATTTTGATGGAAATGGATCATGGGTAACCTAAACAATCAGGTGTCTCCAACAAATAAAGGGAAAATAAGCTCCTCTGAGTTCCCAAGGCCTTTTCAGTCTTTATGGCTCGTAATCTGCAGGAGTGGAATTATCAAAAACATTCTCTATTTTTGAGTTGGTGAAGAAGGGTGCTCTTGTACGTTGTTATGAATCTCCATAAAAATCTTTCTGCTGTAAGATTCTTCATGCAAATGGAACTATACGATTGCAATTATCGGTTTGAAGTTTATGAAAAAATGAAAACCCGTATGGTGGCATAAGTGTATTGATTAATTAATTTACCTGATGTATAGCGAATTAACCGGAATCATTCCAGAGATTCAGACTGTTGTGAGGAAAGCGGCCGACTTTATCAGGAACGAAGCCCAATCATTTAATCCGCAAAACCTTCGTTTCAAGTCATTTAACAATTTTTCATCATACGTTGATCAGACTTCAGAAGAAATCCTGGTGGAAGGTCTTTCCAGAATTCTGCCGGGAGCCGGATTTATTACGGAAGAAAACACAGCCGGATCATCGGCAAATTCTCTGAACTGGATAATTGACCCTCTGGACGGAACAACAAATTTCCTGCACGGCTATCCTGCCACAGCAGTGACTCTCGCCCTGAAGGAAAACAATGAAATTTTACTCGGAGTCACCTGTCTGTTGCAGGAAGATGCCATATATCATGCCGTAAAAGGGAATGGAGCATGGTGCAGTGATCAGAGACTTTCCGTATCGGGTACAAAGGATCTGGAGAAGTCCCTTCTAATACCGGGTTTTCCGTATAACCTTGCCGGAAAGGATGAGGAGTATTTTCAGTTGATTCGCCAGTTGCTTTCTCGGTGCCATGGTATCCGTTCTTCCGGTGCATCGGCAGTTGATCTTGTGCATGTGGCTACGGGTTGCGCTGACGCCTATTTTGAATTCAATCTGTACTTGTGGGATATTGCAGCGGGTATTTTGCTGGTGCAGGAAGCCGGAGGGACTGTTTCTGATTTCTACGGAGGGAACCGCCATCTGGAAGCCTTTGAAATTGTTGCGGCAGGCAAAGTATATCCGGCCCTCCTTCGCGAATTGAAGACGCTTTGGAAAAGATAA is a genomic window containing:
- a CDS encoding inositol monophosphatase codes for the protein MYSELTGIIPEIQTVVRKAADFIRNEAQSFNPQNLRFKSFNNFSSYVDQTSEEILVEGLSRILPGAGFITEENTAGSSANSLNWIIDPLDGTTNFLHGYPATAVTLALKENNEILLGVTCLLQEDAIYHAVKGNGAWCSDQRLSVSGTKDLEKSLLIPGFPYNLAGKDEEYFQLIRQLLSRCHGIRSSGASAVDLVHVATGCADAYFEFNLYLWDIAAGILLVQEAGGTVSDFYGGNRHLEAFEIVAAGKVYPALLRELKTLWKR